DNA from Conexivisphaera calida:
GAACGACGCGAACTTCAAGGTGCACCTGAAGCACACGGCACATGAACTTCAGGAGCAGCTGGAGGCGGCCGGCGCGAGGCCGGACTACCTCGTGGGAGCCCTCGGTACCTCGGGCCACCTGAGCGCGATATCGTTCCACCTGAAGTCGCTGTACGGGGACTCCATAAAGGTCATCGGGGTGCAACCCGCTCCCGGGTCCAGGATACCGGGGATCAGGAGGATCGAGACTGGGATGAAGTGGGTGTCGCACGCGCAGCTGGACGGCGTGGCGGACGTATCAGCGGAGGAGGCGCTGGAGGGCATATGGGCCGTCGCGCGGTCCGACGGGATAATCATCGGGCCCAGCTCGGGGGCCATCATTGCGGCCGTGCGCAAGATGGACCTCAGGGGCACGGTGGCGGCGGTGCTGCCCGACAACGGACTCAAGTACCAGGAGTTCCTGGGATCCGTCGGGCGGGATGCGCCGTAGCGACATCTGCGCTCAATCCAACCCAGCATTCCCGGGTGAATCCGGGGACGTGAGGCCACGGTCCCACCCGCAGGATAAATATAGATATAGAGCCACGATCGATAATTCCACGTGTCGGAGCCCAGGTCCGATGTCGTGAGGCTATCCACCGGGATCCGCGGACTGGACGGACTGCTCGCGGGAGGGATTCCGGAGGGGTTCATGGTTGCGCTCGTCGGCATGCCGGGCACGGGGAAGACTGTGGCGTGCATCCACTTCGCCTGGGCGGGGCTGAGCGCTGGCGAGTCGGCTATCTACGTGACCACCGAGGAGAGCAGGGAGAGCGTGATCAGGCAGGCGGCGCAGTTCGGCATGGGGTTCGACCGCGCATCTAGGGAGGGCAGGCTGATAATCCTGGACGCGCTCATGCGCAAGGACGACGAGTGGTCTCTAAAGGAAGTCTCGGTGGAGGAGATGCTGGACAGGGTGATAGCCGCCAAGAGGTCACTGGGGAGGGGCGCGAGGCGCCTCGTGATAGATTCCATGAGCGCCTTCTGGCTCAGCGCGCCCGTGAAGGCGAGGGAGGACAGCTACTCCGTCAAGCGCGTCCTGAGCAAGTGGGGCCTCACCATCTACGTGACGAGCCAGTACGCCATAACGACCGGCAGCGCGTTCGGATGGGGGGTGGAGCACGTGGCGGACGGCATCATACACTTCCGCCGCGCGATCTCGGGTGGGGTCCTGAGGAGATATCTGCTCGTGGAGAAGATGCGCCAGACCCCGCACGACCTCAGGGCCTGGGAGATCGAGATAAGGGATGGGAGCGGCATGGAGCTCGTCAGGCCGCTGGCCAGGAGGGCGGAGGACGACGCGCTGCCCGGGGGAGTGATGAGGAGGATCAGGGAGCACTCGGGCGATGAGGAGCCCTAATTTAAATCCATTGTTCCACATATTATTTTGGGTCGCGCTCCGTCACCCGTAGCACAGCCTAGATCGAGAAACCCACGATGCACTTTCCGAGCTCACTCCACGCCCCCCCCCCGCAACGTATTATCTAGTCTACATTTAATATAATCATAATACATAAATAAAAGAATGGGGATTATCGTGGTGATGACGCAGGGTAAAACGTGGCATGGCGTCGATAGATCCAGATATGATTGGTACCCTGTGGTAGACTACGAGGCGTGCACGGGCTGTGGGATGTGCCTCCTGACCTGCGGTAACGGCGTGTTCAAATGGTCGCTGAGTGGGAACGTGCCGATCGTTGCTGATCCCGGGAGCTGCGTGCTCGGATGCACGACATGCGGCAAGCTCTGTCCGGAGGACGCGATAACGTTCCCCGGGGATCCGATGGAATTCGTCGGGAAGATTGTCCGCGAGAACAGGATATTTCCCGCGGTCAGGATGGAGCTCGACGAGCGGCTGAAGCGGCACCCGGATCACGCCGTGAGGAGGGATCGGTGATTGCGCGAGAGCGGTGTCATGAACGACGGCCTAAATACGTGGCACGGAATTGCGAGGGATTGCGTGGACTGGCACCCCACGATCGATGAGAGCAGGTGCGTCGGTTGCGGGCTGTGCGTCGTCATCTGTTCTGAGAAAAGGAACGTGTTCGGATTCGACCTGAAGAACAGAAAGGCGGTCGTAATATCGCCGAACAACTGCATGGTCGGGTGCGACAACTGCAGGGTGGCCTGCCTCTGGAACGCTATTTCATTCCCCGATCCATCGCAGATCAGGGAACTCGTTAAGTCCCTGGTGAGCGACGGAGCCATCCGCGAGGAGCTCGAGGAGAAGCTCGCGTCCAGCGGCCCTGTGATCCGCACGGGCGGAGGCGCGCGGCCCATGTGATGATCCTCAGGTCTCCCATCCCGCCGAGAGCCAGCCCCGCCTCCCACACCTTCGCAGGAACATCTTAGACGAAGACAAGAGGACCCTTCGGAATGCCTCCCGGGATCCAAGTTGTGCAGGTAGATCCGTGTCGCGGGATACGGGAAGACATCCTCCAACATCATCGTCGTGCTCCGGATACGACCTGTTCCTCATGGATCCCATGATGCTGGCGCACGTGGATTGCCGATGACTTCTCCGGGCTCAGCTCTAGTGCGATGGGCGTGTTCGCCGCGTCGACGCCGCTGGCGACCACACTCTAAACATATATGCTTAAATAAGTATATAGTATCTATGAGATATGGTAATCCCCGCGGACGTGTCCATATAACGTCGACGTTATCCGCGCGAAGGACCCAATAACTAGTTTATAAATTCGTGACTATAATTATATTCTGTACCAAGCATAACAGCTAAAAATGATAACCTTATAAATGAATATGAGGAACTCTCTGCCGAAATGAACATCGATCACATGCCGCGCGCATACGGCCGCGGGGATCTCCGCGGAGGGATCGCGCCATGAGCTGGCTCTCCTCGAGGGTCGAGCCCAGGTTCGTCGCGCTCTGGACTATGATATGGGCGCTTGGCCTCACCGCCATAATACCGGCGATCAACGCCGTGACGCCGCTCCTGAATCCCGCGTACGAGAACTTCTGGACCCCCGGCGTCTTCTGGCGGCTCGTCCTCTACTGGCACGGCGCGATATTCATGCCGCTCATAACCGTGGCCGCGTGCCTCATCTACATGACCTTCGGACTCGACAAGGCGGAGGGAACAGTTGCCCGCCTGCTGAGGGAGTCCATACTCTACGGCGGAATAGTAGCGACGCCCCTCGCGGGGATAGCGGGCATCTTCGACGTCTACGACAGGTTTGCGTTCGGGATACCGCTGTGGCTGCAGATAATAGCTTTCCTGATCGGGGACGAGATGGCGATAGCGCTGATAGTCGCGATGCTGATCTACCCCAAGCAGAGCGGCAAAGGATACGAGGGAATGGGCCTTCCCTACTACACGGTGCTCGTGGCGCTTATCGGCGTGCTGATAGCGGCGATCGAGGGGCACATAGCGGGATGGATAACGTGGGCCGGTCCGTGGCCATCGCTCGTCGCCAACTACGTGAACTACACTATGTACCCGGTGCTCGGGTACTACAACGCGACCGCGGTCCAGACGTTCACGGTGAACGTGGTGACGTCGCACTCGCACACCATGCTGCCGCTGATCATGGCCGGCATAGTAGCGCTCGTGGGCGCCTCCTACGGATACCACGAGATGAAGGGATCCTCGAAGTTCCTGGCCGCGGTCGGATTCCTCGTGATGGCGTATATGATAATCGCGGTGACGTGGCTCTACGTCGTGGCGGGGGTGGGCAACTACGCTATACCGGCGCTCTTCTCGTCAGGGCCGAACGACGTGAACGGGCTCGCCATGGACGACGCCATGACGGGCATGATAGGGTGGGGAGCCCTCTTCGTCCTGATAGGACTGCTCCTCTACATGAAGAGGAGCGGGAGGCTGAGGGATCCGATATTCGCTGCGATAGTGGTCGCGTGGATATTGATCTACCTGGTGATACCCGGGACCGGATACTACGTAGAGTTCCACGAGGTCTTCTACGGGTTCGCCACGCCCCCCGCCCCGGGATGGATGAACGACGCCGTCTACACGAGGTTCCACCAGGACTTCGCCTTCTTCCTCCTGCCCTCCATAGTGGTGGCGCTCCTCTTATTCAGGAGGGTGGGCCTTCGGTCGGACGCTGAGGAGAGGAGGGTATCGTACGCGCTGATAGCTGGGATGATCCTGACGTTCCTGGCCGGCGAGACGTACTTCGCGACGCTGGCGACGCCCGCCCTGTACGCGGCCGTCCTGGGGGCGGCGATTATATGGGTGGGGCTGGCCCTGGGCACGTACTACGCGTGGAGGGCGTACGCGCCCGGCGGATCGGTGAGGACGAAGTCGTAATACCATCATTTTATTTTCCATTTTTTGTGATAAAACCATCGTGCTAGGACCTCGTCTCAACGTGCATCAGGCATCCAGCAGTTCCTCCAGGAGCCCGGGGTTCTCCATCAGGGATGTGCCGACCAGGAAGGCGTCTGCGCCCGAGTCCCTGAGGCGGCGCAGGTCGTCGGCGCTCCTTATGCCGCTCTCCGCGACCCTGACTATTCCGCCGGGTATCATCCCCAGGATCCTCCTCTGGAGCTCCCCATCCATCCTGAGCGTGAGCAGGTCCCTGGAGTTGACCCCTATCACGCGCGGCCTCAACCTGAGCGCCCTCTCCAGGTCATGCTCATCGTGGACCTCCACGAGTACATCCATGCCCATGGACGTCGCCTCGCTGTACAGGAGCTCCAGCTCCGCGTCGCGCAGGAGCCGGACTATGAGCAACACTGCGTCGGCCCCGAGGGAGTGGGCGGACCTGACCTGCCCACTGGTGACCACGAA
Protein-coding regions in this window:
- a CDS encoding 4Fe-4S dicluster domain-containing protein, coding for MRESGVMNDGLNTWHGIARDCVDWHPTIDESRCVGCGLCVVICSEKRNVFGFDLKNRKAVVISPNNCMVGCDNCRVACLWNAISFPDPSQIRELVKSLVSDGAIREELEEKLASSGPVIRTGGGARPM
- a CDS encoding 4Fe-4S dicluster domain-containing protein gives rise to the protein MTQGKTWHGVDRSRYDWYPVVDYEACTGCGMCLLTCGNGVFKWSLSGNVPIVADPGSCVLGCTTCGKLCPEDAITFPGDPMEFVGKIVRENRIFPAVRMELDERLKRHPDHAVRRDR
- a CDS encoding KaiC domain-containing protein, producing the protein MSEPRSDVVRLSTGIRGLDGLLAGGIPEGFMVALVGMPGTGKTVACIHFAWAGLSAGESAIYVTTEESRESVIRQAAQFGMGFDRASREGRLIILDALMRKDDEWSLKEVSVEEMLDRVIAAKRSLGRGARRLVIDSMSAFWLSAPVKAREDSYSVKRVLSKWGLTIYVTSQYAITTGSAFGWGVEHVADGIIHFRRAISGGVLRRYLLVEKMRQTPHDLRAWEIEIRDGSGMELVRPLARRAEDDALPGGVMRRIREHSGDEEP